A region of Sparus aurata chromosome 8, fSpaAur1.1, whole genome shotgun sequence DNA encodes the following proteins:
- the kbtbd13b gene encoding kelch repeat and BTB domain-containing protein 13, giving the protein MNVTQVICSLLYLAATIFKSCETTEPPRRVKLLCTESLLSPVPLQDFWRRLDFSCHFHGAYFHGRHCQKIAMSADSSESEDSSSCDAAGERHLPCCASGLVSAKLTIVVGDTLFSEEKMLLVQSCDYFRALYRSGMKECRQEKIHLKSLRARGFLIALAVLRGELPVLDGDDIVEAIECAAFLQVALLTKHLINAIDSDNCLLMYHTAATFGLMDLYHAVALFIRNMYTDLEAEVRKTFPSELISYVESLTPSAFVAVGAHVTCSVDETVHAASRTICYLDEAGNNWKVLTDLPLEASTSMAGVTVLDNKLYIVGGVHGLPKQVVDSCFCYSVENNSWSRISSPSQLRYNLSLVGVDGRLYAIGGEYDGRVMSSVETYDVTSGRWEFAAHLPRPAAGAACTKAMGRIFVCLWRPMETTEIFEYVPRKDEWQLVSTLIRKQSYGHCMVGHRDSLYVMRNGPSDDFLRCLMDCYNLSSGQWSSLPGHFANSKGSLFTAVVRGDSVFTLNRSMTLEYNIEGKNWKPRRQMKGFPRSGSVWTFLLQLPESLMLP; this is encoded by the coding sequence ATGAATGTGACCCAGGTCATTTGTTCACTTCTATATTTAGCTGCGACTATTTTTAAAAGCTGTGAAACAACCGAGCCTCCCCGaagagtgaagctgctttgtaCTGAGTCACTTCTCTCTCCAGTTCCTCTGCAAGACTTCTGGAGACGCTTGGACTTCTCATGCCACTTTCATGGAGCGTATTTCCACGGGCGTCACTGTCAGAAAATAGCAATGTCAGCGGACAGCAGTGAatcagaggacagcagcagctgtgacgCTGCAGGTGAAAGACATCTGCCATGTTGTGCCTCTGGACTCGTTTCTGCTAAATTAACTATCGTGGTGGGAGACACTCTCTTCTCAGAGGAGAAGATGCTACTTGTTCAGAGCTGTGACTATTTCCGAGCTCTGTATCGCTCCGGGATGAAGGAGTGCCGGCAGGAAAAAATCCACCTCAAGTCTCTGCGTGCTCGAGGCTTCCTAATCGCCTTGGCGGTTTTACGAGGTGAGTTGCCCGTCCTGGATGGAGACGACATTGTGGAAGCCATTGAATGCGCTGCATTCTTGCAGGTGGCGCTGCTCACAAAGCATCTCATCAATGCCATTGACTCTGACAACTGTTTGCTGATGTATCACACTGCTGCGACCTTCGGCCTCATGGACCTTTACCACGCTGTTGCGCTGTTTATCCGAAACATGTACACCGACTTGGAGGCAGAGGTCAGGAAAACCTTTCCATCAGAGCTGATCTCCTACGTTGAGTCTTTGACCCCGAGTGCTTTCGTGGCCGTGGGGGCCCATGTGACCTGCAGTGTTGATGAAACTGTGCATGCTGCCTCAAGGACAATCTGCTACCTGGATGAAGCTGGCAATAACTGGAAAGTATTGACAGATCTTCCACTAGAAGCCAGCACATCCATGGCTGGAGTGACTGTTTTAGACAACAAACTCTACATCGTCGGAGGAGTTCATGGACTTCCTAAACAAGTCGTAGATTCTTGTTTCTGCTACAGCGTTGAAAACAACAGCTGGAGCAGGATCTCCAGCCCGTCACAGCTGCGATACAATCTCAGCCTTGTAGGTGTAGATGGTCGTCTTTACGCCATTGGAGGAGAATATGATGGAAGAGTGATGTCGTCTGTGGAAACATATGATGTAACTTCCGGAAGGTGGGAGTTTGCCGCTCACTTACCTcgaccagcagcaggagcagcttgcaCCAAGGCCATGGGCCGGATATTTGTATGTTTATGGAGGCCGATGGAGACCACAGAGATCTTCGAGTACGTCCCAAGGAAAGACGAGTGGCAGCTCGTTAGCACCCTGATCAGGAAACAGAGCTATGGCCACTGCATGGTCGGCCACAGAGACAGCCTGTACGTCATGAGAAACGGGCCATCGGACGACTTCCTCAGATGCCTGATGGACTGTTATAATCTGAGCTCGGGACAGTGGTCGTCCCTACCTGGACACTTCGCCAACAGCAAAGGGTCTCTGTTCACGGCAGTGGTGAGAGGTGACTCCGTGTTCACGCTCAACAGGAGCATGACTCTGGAGTACAACATAGAAGGAAAAAACTGGAAGCCCCGACGGCAGATGAAGGGTTTCCCCAGAAGTGGATCTGTGTGGAcgtttctgctgcagctgccagAGTCGCTCATGCTGCCATAA